A segment of the Candidatus Hydrogenedentota bacterium genome:
TGCCGGTCTTCCTCTTCCTGCTCTCGCGCAACCCGCGCGGCACGCCATGAACGCCGCCCGCCGCGCCTTGCCCGTGGATGACGCCCCCTTGCTCGAGGCCGAGCGCCTCGCGCTCGAGGTGGGCGAGCGCTGGCTGTGCTGCGAGTTCAGCCTGAGCCTGGCGGCGGGCGAGTGCCTGGTGCTGCTCGGCCCCAACGGCGCGGGCAAGACCACGCTGTTGCACACCCTGGCCGGACTGCGCGAGCCCACGGTGGGCGAGGTGCGCATCGGCGGCCTGCCCTATGCGGCCTGGCCGGCGCTGGAGGCGGCGCGGTTCCGCGGCCTGCTCGCGCAGCAGCAGCCCGACCCCTTCGCGGCGAGCGTGCTCGAGACCGTGCTGGTCGGCCGCCACCCGCACCTGGGGCGTTGGGGCTGGGAGGGGCCGCAGGACGTGGCGATCGCGCGCGCGGCGCTGGAGTCGGTCGGGCTGGCCGGCTTCGAGCAGCGCGACGTGCAGACGCTTTCGGGCGGCGAGCGCCAGCGCGTGGGCA
Coding sequences within it:
- a CDS encoding ABC transporter ATP-binding protein, coding for MNAARRALPVDDAPLLEAERLALEVGERWLCCEFSLSLAAGECLVLLGPNGAGKTTLLHTLAGLREPTVGEVRIGGLPYAAWPALEAARFRGLLAQQQPDPFAASVLETVLVGRHPHLGRWGWEGPQDVAIARAALESVGLAGFEQRDVQTLSGGERQRVGIATLLAQAPRLFLLDEPLNHLDLHHQIAALELFQRLLREQGTARGSVLVLHDINLAARYADHIILLDGRGGVIAG